The following coding sequences lie in one Clupea harengus chromosome 23, Ch_v2.0.2, whole genome shotgun sequence genomic window:
- the LOC105903322 gene encoding protein BCCIP homolog produces MASFAKRRAVGMGKNPNEDEDDSSDERLDDDEEVTSEESDEEINEEVVVDFEAHTISVNDFNGMKKLLQQLFLKAHVNTSELTDLMIQQNHIGSVIRQAEVPEDSDEDDSDPNEVFGFISMINLTERKGVECVEQIKELILAHCEKACPPTVTEQLEKYLNDTAKPVGLLLSERFINVPPQIALPLHTQLQEEILDAQRTNKPSGKCHYFLMISKTCKEVQKTIPNRGTPKEEMLFVNAEEEFFHEQATMKFQYSVQDETDSCLSGRWSFDDVPMKPYRTVMLIPMDRMGVIMDKLKQYLTI; encoded by the exons ATGGCTTCATTTGCTAAAAGGCGAGCTGTTGGTATGGGAAAAAACCCGAATGAAGATGAAGACGACAGCTCAGATGAGAGATTAGACGACGATGAAGAGGTGACGAGTGAGGAGTCAGATGAAGAAATCAACGAG GAGGTTGTGGTTGATTTTGAGGCACACACCATATCAGTTAATGACTTCAACGGGATGAAGAAGCTGCTGCAGCAG TTGTTTTTGAAGGCTCACGTTAATACATCCGAGCTCACTGACCTCATGATCCAGCAGAATCATATCGGAAGCGTCATTCGG CAAGCAGAGGTGCCTGAAGACAGTGATGAAGATGATAGTGATCCAAATGAAGTTTTTGGCTTCATCAGTATGATAaacctgacagagagaaag ggtgtggagtgtgtggaacAGATTAAGGAGCTGATTCTGGCCCATTGTGAGAAGGCCTGTCCCCCCACTGTCACTGAGCAGCTGGAGAAGTACCTGAACGACACGGCCAAACCTGTGGGGCTGCTGCTGAGCGAGCGCTTCATTAATGTGCCCCCACAGATTGCTCTGCCCCTCCATACGCAGCTCCA AGAGGAGATTTTAGATGCACAGAGGACCAACAAGCCCAGTGGGAAATGCCATTACTTTCTGATGATCAGCAAGACCTGCAAGGAGGTTCAGAAGACCATTCCCAACCGAGGAACCCCAAAGGAGGAAATGCTGTTTGTGAATGCAGAAGAGGAATTTTTCCATGAG CAAGCGACCATGAAGTTCCAGTACTCCGTCCAGGATGAGACAGACTCGTGCCTGAGTGGGAGATGGTCCTTTGATGACGTGCCAATGAAGCCTTATCGAACCGTCATGTTAATTCCCATGGACAGAATGGGAGTTATTATGGACAAACTCAAGCAGTACCTCACTATTTGA